The Streptomyces sp. NBC_00224 genome has a window encoding:
- a CDS encoding (2Fe-2S)-binding protein, whose amino-acid sequence MAKVYEPEGGSEANRPSPRGASSPAALVRAAPDPAFTVTFDGRTLTALPGQSIAAVFWAAGILSWRTTRAGGEPRGAFCGIGSCYDCLATVNGRPNQRACLVAARPGDVITTQEGTGHADLAV is encoded by the coding sequence ATGGCGAAGGTGTACGAACCGGAGGGCGGCTCCGAAGCGAACCGCCCCTCCCCGCGGGGTGCCTCCTCGCCCGCCGCCCTCGTCCGGGCGGCGCCCGACCCCGCGTTCACCGTCACCTTCGACGGCCGGACGCTCACCGCCCTGCCCGGACAGAGCATCGCCGCCGTGTTCTGGGCCGCCGGGATCCTCTCCTGGCGCACCACGCGCGCGGGGGGCGAGCCGCGTGGCGCGTTCTGCGGGATCGGCTCCTGCTACGACTGCCTCGCCACCGTCAACGGCCGCCCCAACCAGCGCGCCTGCCTCGTCGCGGCCCGCCCCGGCGACGTGATCACCACCCAGGAGGGCACGGGCCATGCCGACCTCGCCGTCTGA
- a CDS encoding ornithine cyclodeaminase family protein, with protein MSAPVDVPGQDLVLVGAEELARLLTPAAAAEAVADVLRGGFDPESDPPRVNLPVAAGELLLMPAAAGAYAGVKIAGVAPANPACGLPRITGSYLLLDGATLLPLALLDGAALTTLRTPAVSAVALAHLAAPDAARLVLFGAGPQAYGHLRAALAVRELKELTVVARSPEAVEALVAYARTLGVEARGGSPDDVRDADLVICCTTAREPLFDGRLVADGATVVAVGSHEPGARETDSALVRRSAVYVESRAAALREAGDLLIPLNEGAIGPGQMAGTLAELVNGRASVPPDRPRLFKSVGMAWEDLAVAAAWHRARCNPSEQRDIVR; from the coding sequence GTGAGCGCCCCCGTGGACGTGCCCGGCCAGGACCTCGTCCTGGTCGGCGCGGAGGAGCTCGCACGCCTGCTCACGCCCGCCGCGGCCGCCGAGGCGGTGGCGGACGTGCTGCGCGGCGGGTTCGACCCCGAGTCGGATCCGCCGCGCGTCAACCTGCCGGTCGCGGCAGGGGAGTTGCTGCTGATGCCCGCCGCCGCCGGGGCGTACGCGGGGGTGAAGATCGCGGGCGTCGCCCCGGCCAACCCCGCGTGCGGTCTGCCCCGGATCACCGGCAGCTATCTGCTCCTGGACGGCGCGACCCTGCTGCCGCTCGCCCTCCTCGACGGCGCGGCCCTGACGACCCTGCGCACCCCGGCCGTCTCCGCCGTCGCGCTCGCGCATCTGGCGGCTCCGGACGCGGCCCGCCTCGTCCTGTTCGGCGCGGGCCCGCAGGCGTACGGCCATCTGCGAGCGGCCCTGGCCGTACGGGAGTTGAAGGAGCTCACCGTGGTCGCCCGCAGCCCCGAGGCCGTCGAGGCGCTGGTGGCGTACGCCCGTACGCTCGGCGTGGAAGCGCGCGGCGGCAGCCCGGACGACGTCCGCGACGCCGACCTCGTCATCTGCTGCACCACCGCGCGCGAGCCGCTGTTCGACGGCCGGCTGGTCGCGGACGGGGCCACCGTGGTCGCGGTCGGCTCGCACGAACCGGGCGCCCGGGAAACCGACTCGGCGCTTGTGCGGCGCTCGGCGGTGTACGTGGAGTCGCGGGCGGCGGCCCTGCGCGAGGCGGGCGATCTGCTGATCCCGCTGAACGAGGGCGCGATCGGGCCCGGTCAGATGGCGGGCACCCTCGCCGAGCTCGTCAACGGGCGGGCCTCTGTCCCACCCGACCGCCCCCGCCTCTTCAAAAGCGTGGGCATGGCCTGGGAGGATCTGGCCGTGGCGGCCGCATGGCACCGTGCACGGTGCAACCCGAGCGAGCAACGTGACATTGTACGCTGA
- a CDS encoding dihydrodipicolinate synthase family protein: protein MTSAQTAVSARSSSARQPWRGIMVATALPLRDDLSVDYDAYAAHVRWLIDNGCDGVVPNGSLGEYQTLTDEERSRVVQVAVEAAGDGDRVMPGVAAYGSAESRRWAEQAAEAGAGSVLLLPPNAYRADEAAVRAHYAEVARAELPVVAYNNPYDTKVDLTPALLAQLHRDGSIVAVKEFSGDVRRAYEIAELAPELDLLIGADDVLLELALAGAVGWVAGYPNALPAASVALYRAAVAGDLESALPLYKSLHPLLRWDSKTEFVQAIKLSMDIAGRPGGPVRPPRAALAGDQESAVRAATEKALAEGLR from the coding sequence ATGACGTCTGCCCAGACCGCCGTGTCCGCCCGCTCCTCCTCCGCCCGGCAGCCCTGGCGCGGCATCATGGTCGCCACCGCCCTGCCCCTGCGCGACGACCTGTCCGTCGACTACGACGCCTACGCCGCCCATGTGCGCTGGCTGATCGACAACGGCTGCGACGGTGTCGTGCCGAACGGCTCCCTCGGCGAGTACCAGACCCTCACCGACGAAGAGCGCAGCCGCGTCGTCCAAGTCGCCGTGGAGGCGGCGGGCGACGGGGACCGGGTGATGCCCGGCGTCGCCGCGTACGGCAGCGCCGAGAGCCGCCGCTGGGCCGAACAGGCCGCCGAGGCGGGCGCGGGCTCGGTCCTGCTGCTCCCGCCGAACGCCTACCGCGCCGACGAGGCCGCGGTGCGCGCCCACTACGCCGAGGTGGCCCGGGCCGAGCTGCCGGTCGTCGCGTACAACAACCCGTACGACACCAAGGTCGACCTGACGCCCGCGCTCCTCGCCCAGCTGCACCGGGACGGCAGTATCGTCGCGGTCAAGGAGTTCAGCGGGGACGTGCGCCGGGCGTACGAGATCGCCGAACTCGCCCCGGAACTCGACCTGTTGATCGGCGCCGACGACGTGCTCCTCGAACTCGCCCTCGCTGGCGCGGTCGGCTGGGTCGCCGGGTACCCCAACGCGCTGCCCGCGGCCTCGGTCGCCCTCTACCGCGCCGCCGTCGCCGGGGACCTGGAGAGCGCGCTGCCGCTCTACAAGTCACTGCACCCACTGCTGCGCTGGGACTCGAAGACCGAGTTCGTGCAGGCCATCAAATTGTCGATGGACATCGCCGGACGGCCCGGCGGACCGGTCCGCCCGCCGCGCGCCGCGCTCGCCGGGGACCAGGAGTCCGCGGTCCGCGCGGCCACCGAGAAGGCACTCGCGGAAGGACTTCGCTGA
- a CDS encoding proline racemase family protein — MRTRHVYHAVDSHTEGMPTRVITGGVGVVPGATMAEKRLHFLDHLDHLRTLLMYEPRGHASMSGAILQPPTRPDADYGVLYIEVSGLLPMCGHGTIGVATVLVETGMVTVTEPVTTVRLDTPAGLVSVDVQVQDGEAKSVTFTNVPSFCLGLDRKVEVPGHGTVTYDIAYGGNFYAFVDLDDLGLPFDRARKDDLLAAGLAIMDAINATDRPVHPENPGIGGVKHVYLTAPGSDAVRSRHAMAIHPGWFDRSPCGTGTSARMAQLHARGELPLHRDFVNESFIGTEFTGRLVEETTVGGLVAVVPTVTGRAWITGTAQYFLDPADPFPAGFLL; from the coding sequence ATGCGCACACGTCACGTCTACCACGCGGTCGACTCGCACACCGAGGGCATGCCGACCCGGGTGATCACCGGCGGGGTCGGTGTCGTCCCCGGCGCGACCATGGCCGAGAAGCGGCTCCACTTCCTCGACCACCTCGACCACCTCCGCACGCTGCTGATGTACGAGCCGCGCGGCCACGCCTCCATGAGCGGCGCGATCCTCCAGCCGCCCACCCGCCCCGACGCCGACTACGGCGTCCTGTACATCGAGGTCTCCGGGCTGCTGCCGATGTGCGGCCACGGGACGATCGGCGTGGCCACCGTGCTGGTCGAGACCGGCATGGTGACGGTGACCGAGCCGGTCACCACGGTCCGCCTCGACACCCCCGCCGGTCTGGTGAGCGTCGACGTCCAGGTGCAGGACGGCGAGGCGAAGTCCGTCACGTTCACCAACGTGCCCTCCTTCTGCCTCGGACTCGACCGCAAGGTGGAGGTGCCCGGCCACGGCACGGTCACCTACGACATCGCGTACGGCGGGAACTTCTACGCGTTCGTCGACCTCGACGACCTCGGGCTGCCCTTCGACCGGGCGCGCAAGGACGACCTGCTCGCCGCCGGGCTCGCGATCATGGACGCCATCAACGCGACCGACCGGCCGGTGCACCCCGAGAACCCCGGGATCGGCGGCGTCAAGCACGTCTACCTCACCGCGCCCGGCTCGGACGCGGTCCGCTCCCGGCACGCCATGGCGATCCACCCGGGCTGGTTCGACCGCTCCCCGTGCGGCACCGGCACCTCCGCCCGGATGGCACAGTTGCACGCCCGGGGCGAACTCCCGCTCCACCGCGACTTCGTCAACGAGTCCTTCATCGGTACGGAGTTCACCGGCAGGCTGGTCGAGGAGACCACGGTCGGCGGCCTGGTGGCGGTGGTGCCGACGGTGACCGGACGCGCCTGGATCACCGGGACGGCCCAGTACTTCCTGGACCCGGCCGACCCCTTCCCGGCGGGCTTCCTGCTGTGA
- a CDS encoding GntR family transcriptional regulator: MGDLKQRNLITAQERLRDQVAHALRAALVAGELRPGNIYSAPGLAADFGISATPVREAMLDLAREGLVEPVRNKGFRITEVSERDLDQYTELRAMIEVPTVGKVTQLATVEQLEALRPVAEEIVAHAREHNLIGYLDADRRFHLQLLGLAGNERLVETVGDLRKRSRLYGLTRLDERGQLISSAEEHIELLDLMVAGDELAAQECMARHLGHVRSLWAQARDEPVEPRPKRTLGNR; encoded by the coding sequence ATGGGCGACCTGAAGCAGCGCAATCTCATCACGGCCCAGGAACGCCTGCGCGACCAGGTCGCCCACGCCCTGCGCGCCGCCCTGGTCGCCGGTGAACTCCGCCCGGGCAACATCTACTCCGCCCCGGGGCTGGCCGCGGACTTCGGCATCTCGGCCACCCCGGTCCGCGAGGCGATGCTGGACCTGGCCCGCGAAGGGCTCGTCGAACCCGTACGGAACAAGGGCTTTCGCATCACCGAGGTGAGCGAGCGCGACCTCGACCAGTACACGGAACTGCGCGCGATGATCGAGGTGCCCACCGTCGGCAAGGTGACGCAGCTGGCCACCGTGGAGCAGCTGGAGGCACTCCGGCCGGTCGCCGAGGAGATCGTCGCCCACGCGCGCGAGCACAACCTCATCGGCTATCTCGACGCCGACCGCCGCTTCCACCTCCAGCTCCTCGGCCTCGCCGGGAACGAGCGGCTCGTCGAGACCGTCGGCGACCTGCGCAAGCGCTCCCGCCTCTACGGACTGACCAGGCTGGATGAGCGCGGCCAGCTCATCTCCTCGGCCGAGGAGCACATCGAGCTCCTCGACCTGATGGTGGCGGGCGACGAACTCGCCGCCCAGGAGTGCATGGCCCGCCACCTCGGCCACGTCCGCTCGCTCTGGGCGCAGGCCCGCGACGAGCCCGTCGAGCCGCGCCCCAAGCGCACGCTGGGCAACCGCTGA
- a CDS encoding NAD(P)/FAD-dependent oxidoreductase has protein sequence MPKRHPLDAVIVGAGVVGAACAYYAGRSGLRVAVVDRGPVAGGTTGAGEGNLLVSDKEAGPELDLALLSTRLWRDLAHVLPPEIEYEPKGGLVVAPDEAALTALRAFAEEQRKAGVQAREITPDRLYDLEPHLAPGLAGGFLYPQDAQVQPAQAAAQLLRAARQFGAEIHLGQEAEEVLTGPGGRIRGVRTPQGDLFAPAVVNAAGTWGGEVAALAGTALPVLPRRGFVLVTEPLPRLVRHKVYAADYIADVASGSAALQSSAVVEGTAAGPVLIGATRERVGFERALSTEALRRLAAQAAALFPVLAGVRAIRTYHGFRPYLPDHLPAIGPDPRVPGLLHACGHEGAGIGLAPATGLLIASALRGERTALDLRPFRPDRFATGKYAGEHERGVG, from the coding sequence GTGCCCAAGAGACACCCCCTGGACGCCGTGATCGTCGGCGCCGGAGTAGTCGGTGCGGCCTGCGCGTACTACGCGGGGCGCTCCGGACTCCGCGTCGCGGTGGTCGACCGCGGTCCCGTCGCGGGCGGCACCACGGGTGCGGGGGAAGGCAATCTGCTCGTCTCCGACAAGGAGGCGGGCCCCGAGCTCGACCTCGCGCTGCTGTCCACCCGACTCTGGCGCGACCTCGCTCACGTCCTCCCACCGGAGATCGAGTACGAGCCCAAGGGCGGTCTCGTCGTGGCGCCCGACGAGGCCGCCCTCACGGCGCTGCGCGCGTTCGCCGAGGAGCAGCGCAAGGCCGGTGTGCAGGCGCGCGAGATCACCCCGGACCGGCTGTACGACCTGGAGCCCCACCTGGCCCCGGGCCTGGCGGGCGGCTTCCTCTACCCGCAGGACGCCCAGGTCCAGCCCGCCCAGGCGGCGGCGCAACTCCTGCGCGCGGCACGCCAGTTCGGCGCCGAGATCCACCTCGGGCAGGAGGCCGAGGAGGTCCTCACCGGGCCGGGCGGCCGCATCCGGGGCGTGCGCACCCCGCAGGGCGACCTGTTCGCCCCGGCCGTCGTCAACGCCGCCGGGACCTGGGGCGGCGAGGTCGCGGCCCTCGCCGGCACCGCGCTGCCGGTGCTGCCCCGCCGCGGCTTCGTCCTGGTCACCGAGCCGCTGCCGCGCCTGGTGCGGCACAAGGTGTACGCCGCCGACTACATCGCGGACGTCGCCAGCGGCTCGGCCGCGCTGCAGTCCTCCGCGGTGGTCGAGGGCACCGCCGCGGGCCCGGTCCTGATCGGCGCGACACGCGAGCGGGTGGGCTTCGAACGCGCCCTGTCCACCGAGGCGCTGCGCCGCCTCGCCGCCCAGGCCGCCGCCCTGTTCCCGGTCCTCGCGGGCGTCCGCGCGATCCGTACCTACCACGGCTTCCGCCCCTACCTCCCCGACCATCTGCCCGCGATCGGCCCCGACCCCCGGGTCCCGGGCCTGCTGCACGCGTGTGGTCACGAGGGCGCGGGCATCGGCCTCGCACCGGCCACCGGCCTGCTGATCGCCTCGGCGCTGCGGGGCGAGCGAACCGCCCTTGACCTCCGACCGTTCAGGCCCGACCGTTTCGCGACGGGGAAGTACGCGGGCGAGCACGAGCGGGGAGTCGGCTGA
- a CDS encoding FAD-dependent oxidoreductase gives MPTSPSDLAVVDLAVVGAGPAGLAGAVAAADLGLGVTVLDAGERPGGQFYRHPAPGLRAARPEALHHDWEAFATRASRLEAHCRAGRVTHLAAHHVWTVVRDAATGEWLLHAVASGPGGEEAPAMVRARAVLLATGAYERQLPFPGWTLPGVVGAGGAQAMLKSGLVLPGRRVVVAGSGPLLLAVAASLAAAGATVPAVVEASAYTSYARELPALVRNPGKLGEGALYGGGLLRHRVRLLTRHAVTAAHGTDRVEAVTVSRLDRDWRPVAGSERRMPCDALAVGHGLVPQLELATGLGCATRRAPDGTLALDLDPAQRTSVPGIWAAGETGGIGGAQLALTEGELAASAIAYELHGTPRPRRAAALVRRRARLRRFADAMAAAHLPGDGWTGWLDDATLVCRCEEVPAGRIREAVADLGAHDARSVKLLTRAGMGWCQGRMCGPAVACLAGGGPAEDRRPLSCPVELGRLAQLPPSVS, from the coding sequence ATGCCGACCTCGCCGTCTGACCTCGCCGTCGTCGACCTGGCCGTCGTCGGCGCCGGGCCCGCCGGGCTCGCGGGCGCCGTGGCGGCGGCCGACCTCGGCCTGGGCGTCACGGTCCTGGACGCGGGGGAGCGGCCCGGCGGGCAGTTCTACCGGCACCCCGCGCCGGGCCTGCGCGCCGCCCGGCCCGAGGCGCTGCACCACGACTGGGAGGCGTTCGCCACGCGCGCGTCCCGGCTCGAAGCCCACTGCCGCGCCGGCCGCGTCACCCACCTCGCCGCCCACCACGTCTGGACGGTGGTCCGGGACGCGGCCACGGGGGAGTGGCTGCTGCACGCGGTCGCGAGCGGCCCCGGCGGCGAGGAGGCCCCGGCCATGGTCCGGGCGCGGGCGGTGCTGCTCGCGACCGGCGCGTACGAGCGCCAACTCCCCTTCCCCGGCTGGACCTTGCCGGGCGTCGTCGGTGCGGGCGGGGCGCAGGCCATGCTGAAGTCCGGCCTGGTGCTGCCCGGCAGGCGGGTGGTGGTGGCGGGCAGCGGTCCGCTGCTGCTCGCCGTCGCCGCATCGCTCGCGGCGGCCGGGGCCACCGTCCCGGCCGTGGTCGAGGCGTCCGCGTACACCTCGTACGCACGCGAACTGCCCGCGCTCGTCCGAAACCCCGGCAAACTGGGCGAGGGGGCGCTGTACGGCGGCGGGCTGCTGCGGCACCGGGTGCGGCTGCTGACCCGGCACGCGGTGACGGCCGCGCACGGCACCGACCGCGTCGAGGCCGTCACGGTGTCCCGGCTCGACCGCGACTGGCGGCCCGTGGCGGGCAGCGAGCGCCGTATGCCGTGCGACGCGCTCGCGGTCGGCCACGGGCTCGTCCCCCAGCTGGAGCTGGCGACCGGCCTGGGCTGCGCCACCCGCCGGGCGCCCGACGGCACCCTCGCCCTGGACCTCGACCCCGCGCAGCGCACTTCCGTGCCCGGGATCTGGGCGGCGGGGGAGACCGGCGGCATCGGGGGCGCTCAACTGGCCCTGACAGAGGGCGAGTTGGCGGCCTCGGCGATCGCGTACGAGCTCCACGGGACCCCGCGCCCGCGCCGGGCCGCCGCCCTGGTGCGGCGGCGTGCGCGGCTGCGCCGGTTCGCCGACGCGATGGCGGCCGCGCACCTGCCCGGGGACGGCTGGACCGGATGGCTGGACGACGCGACCCTGGTGTGCCGCTGCGAGGAGGTCCCGGCGGGGCGGATCAGGGAGGCCGTGGCGGACCTCGGCGCGCACGATGCCCGGAGCGTGAAACTGCTGACCAGGGCCGGGATGGGCTGGTGCCAGGGCAGGATGTGCGGCCCGGCCGTGGCCTGCCTTGCGGGCGGCGGCCCGGCCGAGGACCGGCGGCCGCTGTCCTGTCCGGTGGAGCTCGGCCGGCTCGCCCAACTGCCCCCGTCCGTAAGCTGA
- a CDS encoding RidA family protein, producing the protein MSLHRVNPAELSPATGFSHAVVATGGRLVFLAGQTALDADGKVVGETLPEQFRTALTNLLAALAAAGGTPADLARVTVYTTDVADYRARAHELGLIWRRLAGRDYPAMAVIGVVRLWDEQARVELDGFAVLD; encoded by the coding sequence ATGAGCCTCCACCGGGTGAACCCCGCCGAACTCTCCCCGGCCACCGGCTTCAGCCACGCCGTCGTCGCCACGGGCGGGCGGCTGGTGTTCCTCGCGGGCCAGACCGCGCTCGACGCGGACGGCAAGGTGGTGGGCGAGACGCTGCCCGAACAGTTCCGGACCGCTCTCACCAACCTCCTCGCCGCGCTCGCCGCCGCCGGAGGCACCCCGGCCGACCTGGCCCGGGTCACCGTGTACACCACGGACGTCGCGGACTACCGCGCGAGGGCCCATGAACTCGGCCTCATCTGGCGCCGCCTGGCCGGGCGCGACTACCCGGCGATGGCGGTGATCGGCGTCGTGCGGCTGTGGGACGAGCAGGCGCGGGTGGAGCTGGACGGGTTCGCGGTGCTGGACTGA
- a CDS encoding acyl-CoA dehydrogenase family protein has translation MPAFALEPEQQEWCAWLRTTAEERLRPLADKGDPGRVNRPLVAALGELGLLERLFASGALDLCLMRESLAYACTEAETALALQGLGAHPVAAHGSEAQRARWLPEVTAGRAVAAFALSEPDAGSDAAALALKAEPDGGGWRLSGEKCWISNAPEADFCTVFARTTEGAGARGVTAFLVPADRSGLSGAALDMLSPHPVGTLVFDGVRVGADDVLGEPDRGFRVAMGTLNLFRPSVGAFAVGMAQAALDATVAHTACRTAFGGPLKDLQAVAHQVAEMATRTEAARLLVYGAAAAYDRGAPQVPKYSAMAKLLATETAQYVVDAAVQLHGARALLRGHLLEHLYREVRAPRIYEGATEVQRTIIAKELYR, from the coding sequence ATGCCCGCATTCGCGCTGGAGCCGGAGCAGCAGGAGTGGTGCGCATGGCTGCGCACCACCGCCGAGGAGCGGCTGCGGCCCCTTGCGGACAAGGGTGACCCGGGGCGCGTGAACCGGCCACTCGTCGCCGCCCTCGGCGAGCTCGGGCTCCTGGAGCGGCTGTTCGCCTCGGGCGCCCTCGACCTCTGTCTGATGCGCGAGTCGCTGGCGTACGCGTGCACCGAGGCGGAGACCGCGCTCGCCCTCCAGGGGCTCGGCGCCCACCCGGTCGCCGCGCACGGCAGCGAAGCGCAGCGGGCCCGCTGGCTGCCCGAGGTCACCGCGGGGCGGGCCGTCGCCGCCTTCGCGCTGAGCGAGCCCGACGCCGGCTCCGACGCGGCCGCCCTCGCCCTCAAGGCCGAGCCGGACGGCGGCGGTTGGCGGCTGAGCGGCGAGAAGTGCTGGATCTCCAACGCCCCCGAGGCCGACTTCTGCACCGTGTTCGCCCGGACCACCGAGGGGGCGGGGGCGCGGGGTGTGACCGCCTTCCTGGTCCCCGCCGACCGGTCCGGGCTGAGCGGCGCCGCCCTTGACATGCTCTCCCCGCATCCGGTCGGGACGCTCGTCTTCGACGGGGTGCGCGTCGGCGCGGACGACGTCCTGGGGGAGCCCGACCGGGGCTTTCGCGTCGCCATGGGCACGTTGAACCTGTTCCGGCCGAGCGTCGGCGCGTTCGCGGTCGGCATGGCGCAGGCGGCGCTGGACGCGACCGTCGCCCACACCGCGTGCCGCACCGCGTTCGGCGGCCCGCTCAAGGACCTCCAGGCGGTCGCCCACCAGGTCGCGGAGATGGCGACCCGCACGGAGGCGGCGCGCCTGCTGGTGTACGGGGCGGCCGCCGCGTACGACAGGGGGGCGCCGCAGGTCCCCAAGTACTCGGCGATGGCCAAGCTGCTCGCCACGGAGACCGCGCAGTACGTGGTGGACGCGGCCGTCCAACTGCACGGCGCGCGGGCGCTGCTCCGGGGCCATCTGCTCGAACACCTCTACCGCGAGGTGCGCGCGCCCCGGATCTACGAGGGCGCGACCGAGGTGCAGCGCACGATCATCGCGAAGGAGCTGTACCGATGA
- a CDS encoding collagenase codes for MSKLRSARKPLLAAAVAATLLVTAGQAAQAAQAPHPAKADASRALPATFGARPAPAAAKGANPFDEVDRLAKPIKQTARQLPAPGGQQDGRIAGPQTRAVVPAAHSALRAAGVPCTLDGITGLSPQGLADFLTDPAVTADGCLRGLVWTWDARLAPVMSDAHVQAVAHRATSLAASHDGKNSSHLLELFTYLHAVAYQDYGRDEIDVTDQPTVDATREAVAALGSAAHTFDVTPQNAQTLREALYAASAPGLRQHQLPLIKRVLATMAPGTPTAASTDWAGAALAALSVNYLGVYPGNKDTAFQAAAAADPAYRAAFRAFSGYTHLKGTANAWVVRDAMSEYGRFGQIDAVKSQIVPDLGALLPTTQTNFGKMSAPWFSLASWLNVYNQCATYNVCKDQIEKQIFTHTYKYDNGAIEVRTALDQATVDQLYYASKQVKSQFFRVLGTDKPLAGDTNSTLHIHLYASRSDYEVYQPFLTGYSTSNGGMYIEEGATFYTYQRRVPQDSSLTLEELFRHEYTHYLNGRWAVPGTFGKGAWYTGDRTTAMDEGTAEFFDGGTRDDGIAVRKSLVKGVINDTAGGGPRMSVDRLLHATYDGDGFRFYNYAGTFFEFLWNERPSLLREMYGYLRADDPAGFDAWRNRMGRDAGLQAAYNAFLDAQIAKVDTLYVPDTKYTPNAKLKYSALSGVRTAFAKSTYSQPDCVENGDPGKRRFTCTGKITANLADANDPDQVFEDMSETVDYFLLDRAEEGGNNLADMNCSFGTVDIWSTKKAGTSSYSCEGPLRS; via the coding sequence GTGTCCAAGCTCAGATCCGCGCGCAAGCCGCTGCTCGCCGCCGCCGTCGCGGCGACCCTGCTCGTCACCGCCGGGCAGGCCGCACAGGCCGCGCAGGCCCCGCACCCCGCCAAGGCCGACGCCTCGCGCGCGCTCCCCGCCACCTTCGGTGCGCGGCCCGCCCCGGCCGCCGCCAAGGGGGCGAACCCCTTCGACGAGGTGGACCGCCTCGCCAAGCCGATCAAGCAGACGGCCCGTCAGCTGCCCGCCCCCGGCGGCCAGCAGGACGGGCGCATAGCCGGGCCGCAGACCCGTGCGGTCGTCCCGGCCGCCCACTCCGCGCTGCGCGCCGCCGGGGTCCCCTGCACCCTCGACGGCATCACCGGTCTGAGCCCGCAGGGGCTCGCCGACTTCCTCACGGACCCGGCCGTCACCGCCGACGGCTGTCTGCGCGGGCTCGTCTGGACCTGGGACGCGCGCCTCGCGCCGGTCATGTCCGACGCGCATGTGCAGGCCGTCGCCCACCGCGCCACCAGCCTCGCCGCGTCCCACGACGGCAAGAACAGCAGCCATCTGCTCGAACTGTTCACCTACCTCCACGCGGTCGCGTACCAGGACTACGGGCGCGACGAGATAGACGTCACCGACCAGCCCACGGTCGACGCGACGCGCGAGGCCGTCGCCGCCCTCGGCTCCGCCGCGCACACCTTCGACGTCACCCCGCAGAACGCCCAGACCCTGCGCGAGGCGCTGTACGCGGCGAGCGCGCCGGGGCTTCGCCAGCACCAACTCCCCCTGATCAAGCGGGTCCTGGCGACCATGGCGCCGGGCACCCCGACCGCTGCCAGCACGGACTGGGCCGGTGCCGCGCTCGCCGCGCTCTCCGTCAACTACCTCGGCGTCTACCCGGGCAACAAGGACACCGCGTTCCAGGCCGCCGCGGCCGCCGACCCCGCCTACCGCGCCGCCTTCCGCGCCTTCTCCGGCTACACCCACCTCAAGGGCACGGCCAACGCCTGGGTGGTCCGCGACGCGATGTCGGAGTACGGCCGCTTCGGCCAGATCGACGCCGTCAAGAGCCAGATCGTCCCCGACCTCGGTGCCCTGCTGCCGACCACGCAGACGAACTTCGGCAAGATGAGCGCACCCTGGTTCTCGCTCGCGAGCTGGCTCAACGTCTACAACCAGTGCGCCACGTACAACGTGTGCAAGGACCAGATCGAGAAGCAGATCTTCACCCACACGTACAAGTACGACAACGGCGCCATCGAGGTCCGCACCGCTCTCGACCAGGCCACCGTGGACCAGCTGTACTACGCGAGCAAGCAGGTGAAGTCGCAGTTCTTCCGGGTGCTCGGCACCGACAAGCCGCTCGCGGGCGACACCAACAGCACCCTGCACATCCACCTGTACGCCTCGCGCTCCGACTACGAGGTCTACCAGCCGTTCCTCACCGGCTACTCCACCAGCAACGGTGGGATGTACATCGAGGAGGGCGCGACCTTCTACACCTACCAGCGCAGGGTTCCGCAGGACTCCTCGCTCACCTTGGAAGAGCTCTTCCGGCACGAGTACACGCACTACCTCAACGGCCGCTGGGCGGTGCCCGGGACGTTCGGGAAGGGCGCCTGGTACACCGGCGACCGCACCACCGCCATGGACGAGGGGACCGCCGAGTTCTTCGACGGCGGCACCCGGGACGACGGCATCGCCGTGCGCAAGTCGCTGGTCAAGGGCGTCATCAACGACACGGCGGGCGGCGGCCCGCGCATGAGCGTCGACCGGCTGCTGCACGCCACCTACGACGGCGACGGCTTCCGCTTCTACAACTACGCGGGAACGTTCTTCGAGTTCCTGTGGAACGAGCGGCCCTCGCTGCTGCGGGAGATGTACGGGTACCTGCGCGCGGACGACCCGGCGGGCTTCGACGCCTGGCGCAACCGCATGGGCCGGGACGCGGGCCTGCAGGCCGCGTACAACGCGTTCCTGGACGCGCAGATAGCCAAGGTGGACACGCTGTACGTGCCCGACACCAAGTACACCCCCAACGCGAAGTTGAAGTACTCGGCCCTGTCGGGTGTGCGCACCGCGTTCGCCAAGTCCACCTACAGCCAGCCGGACTGCGTCGAGAACGGCGACCCGGGCAAGCGCCGCTTCACCTGCACCGGGAAGATCACCGCGAACCTGGCCGACGCGAACGACCCGGACCAGGTCTTCGAGGACATGTCCGAGACCGTCGACTACTTCCTCCTCGACCGGGCGGAAGAGGGCGGCAACAACCTCGCCGACATGAACTGTTCCTTCGGAACAGTGGACATCTGGTCCACCAAGAAGGCCGGCACCTCCAGTTACTCCTGTGAGGGCCCGCTGCGCAGCTGA